CAAGAAACAGAAGTATGGTGAAAAGGGGAGAGGAAGGAGTCAGGTGAGACTAACAAATTTTGTAGGATAGGCGAGCAACCCGAGCGAAGCGAGCATGCCACCGTGTCTATGACCGGTGGTGGTTGCAAGCCTATTTGACAAAGCAAAGAAAAAATTAAAGAAAGTAAAGGAACTTTGAAAATCTGCGCGGTGTTGCTAGACGAACAAGGGGACCAGCACCAACGTCAAGGTTGCAAGAAGTTTTATCAAAACATGCAAGCTTGGACCTGCAGTATCCTTAAACGGATCTCCAACCGTGTCGCCAACAACGCTTGCCTTGTGGGGCTCTGAGTTCTTACCACCATAGGCACCGGATTCAATGTATTTCTTTGCATTATCCCACGCCCCCCCACCATTATTGAGAAGCAGTGCCATAATTACTCCGGTTATTGTACCGACCATTAACATTGCTCCTGCTGCCTCAGGCCCAAGGAAAAGTCCAACAGCAATGGGTACAATAATCGCAACAAGACCCGGGAGTACCATCTCGGTTAACGCTCCTTTGGTAGCAATGTCAACACATCTTCCATAATCCGGGTCTGCTTTACCTTTCATGATATCTTTGTTTTCTTTAAACTGTCTCCTGACTTCATTGATGATATAATACGCGGCTTTTCCTACAGCCCGTATTGCAAGGCTGGCAAACATGAAGATAAGCGCTGCGCCAATCAATCCACCAACGAAGACAACTGGCTTGGCCAAATCAATACTCACCAGATGTGCATCGGTGAGGTATGCTGAAAAGAGTAAAAACGCAGCAAGCGCGGCTGAACCTACCGCATAACCTTTGGTCAATGCTTTGGTTGTGTTACCAACAGCATCAAGCCGATCAGTTATTTTTCTGACATCTTCGCGCTGTTTACTCATCTCAACAATGCCTCCTGCATTATCGGTAATTGGACCAAAGTTATCCATGGCAAGGATATATGCTGCTGTGGCAAGCATACCCATGGTTGCAACTGCTGTCCCGAAAAGACCTCCATTCGGTAAGCCAGTCCCTTGTCCTATGAAATAAGAACCAAGCAATGCTCCACTGATGACAAGCACCGGAAGGCCCGTACTTTCAAGACCAACAGAAAAACCAGAAATGATATTCGTTGCGGAACCCGTTACTGAAGCCTGAGCAATTTCTTTCACTGGCCGGTACTTATACTCGGTGTAATACTGGGTAATATACACGAATAATAGGCTCGTGACAATACCAATCAAACCAATGCCAGTAAATGCTATCCAGTAATCAGGCATCATAAGATAAGAGGCAATGCCAAAGCCAATAGCGCTCAATATCGTCGTAATATAGAACCCTCTGTTCAGGGATTTCATGGGATCTTCATCGTTTTTGTTCGAAACCGTCATAATCCCAATCGTCGAAGCGATCAGTCCAAAACTTCTTGCGACCAACGGAAAAATGATTCCAGGAAGTCCAAAAATAGGGAAAAGGACAATGCCCAAGATCATCGCACCGATATTTTCAGCTGCAGTTGACTCAAAAAGGTCAGCTCCTCTCCCTGCACAATCCCCAACATTATCTCCGACAAGGTCTGCGATAACCGCAGGATTTCTTGGATCATCTTCGGGAATTCCTGCTTCAACCTTTCCAACTAAATCAGCTCCAACATCGGCTGCTTTCGTGTAAATCCCTCCACCAAGTTGGGCAAAGAGAGCGACAAAACTTGCACCAAAACCAAAGCCAACAATGAGTAAGGGGGTTTCTGTAGGATTACTTCCGCCTCCATAGCCATAAAAGATTCCGGCTACGCCGATAAGGCTCATGGCTACAACAAGGAGTCCTGAAACCGCTCCGCCACGCATTGCAATTTTAAGTGCCTTATCCAAGCTTGTTCGTGCAGCACTCGCAAC
This window of the Candidatus Woesearchaeota archaeon genome carries:
- a CDS encoding sodium-translocating pyrophosphatase encodes the protein MIWFVFLVSIVSLLMAAYLTWYVLKQDDGTPEMRKISDAIRQGANAFMKRQYTTIGILTVVVAVIIFGVYAFLGHFSYAWHTALAFILGALCSTIAGFVGMYVSVRANIRVASAARTSLDKALKIAMRGGAVSGLLVVAMSLIGVAGIFYGYGGGSNPTETPLLIVGFGFGASFVALFAQLGGGIYTKAADVGADLVGKVEAGIPEDDPRNPAVIADLVGDNVGDCAGRGADLFESTAAENIGAMILGIVLFPIFGLPGIIFPLVARSFGLIASTIGIMTVSNKNDEDPMKSLNRGFYITTILSAIGFGIASYLMMPDYWIAFTGIGLIGIVTSLLFVYITQYYTEYKYRPVKEIAQASVTGSATNIISGFSVGLESTGLPVLVISGALLGSYFIGQGTGLPNGGLFGTAVATMGMLATAAYILAMDNFGPITDNAGGIVEMSKQREDVRKITDRLDAVGNTTKALTKGYAVGSAALAAFLLFSAYLTDAHLVSIDLAKPVVFVGGLIGAALIFMFASLAIRAVGKAAYYIINEVRRQFKENKDIMKGKADPDYGRCVDIATKGALTEMVLPGLVAIIVPIAVGLFLGPEAAGAMLMVGTITGVIMALLLNNGGGAWDNAKKYIESGAYGGKNSEPHKASVVGDTVGDPFKDTAGPSLHVLIKLLATLTLVLVPLFV